The Phycisphaerales bacterium AB-hyl4 genome contains the following window.
GGCGGGACAGCGGCAGGTCGAGGATACGGCCGGGCCGAACGTCGCGTGCTTCGTCGTACATGAGGTCGCCGACGTTCAGTAATGACAGCCGCTCGCCATGGTCCGCCGCAGTCTGGACGACCTGTTCGAGATAATGCTTCTTATCCATCCCGACCTGTCCGGTGACGATTGCGCGCATGCCTGAAACCCTTGATTGATGAAAAACGTCGTGCGGAGGCGGAATTATAACGAACACCACGCCCTTCAAAAACAAAAAGCCCCGTAAACCTTGCGGTTTGCGGGGCTTAAAAATGGCCCTAACTGGACTCGAACCAGTGACCTCCACCGTGTCAAGGTGGCGCTCTAGCCAACTGAGCTATAGGACCGTATGGGGCCGCTTAGGGCCACGGTCGGGCAAGGAAGTATACCCGGCCGACGCTCGGCTGCAACTGCCGCAAACGCTGACGACGCGACAGGCATTGGTTGCTACGATGGGGCGCGGTAGGCTGCAGATCTATTACGGATGTGCAGCTGGAGCAACGCAAACAGATCCCGAGCCTTTGGTCGAGTCACAGCCAGCTATGGAAATCAAGCTCAAGTACGGCATAAACCCGAATCAGTCGTTCGCCCGCGTGGTCGTGGAAGGCGACAAAAGCCCTCTGGCCGTCCGCAACGGCAGCCCGAGTTACATCAATATCCTAGACGGACTGCGAGGCTGGCAGCTTGTCCGGGAATTGAAGCAGGCCACAGGCAAGGCGGCGGCGGCTTCCTATAAACACGTCAGCCCGGCAGGCGTCGCGGTGGCCGGGGAGTTGAGCGAGCAGTTTCGCCAGGCGTTTTTCGTTCCCGACGATATGACGCTGTCGCCGATCGCCTCGGCCTACGCCAAGGCGCGCAGCTCGGATCGCGTGGCCAGCTTCGGCGATTTCATCAGCGTATCGGACAAGGTGGATGTGAGCCTCGCCCGGCTGATCAAGCCGGAAGTCTCGGACGGCATCATCGCGCCGGACTATGACGCCGAGGCCTTGGAACTGTTGCAAAGCAAAAAAGGTGGCAATTACGTCATCCTCCAGATTGATCCGGACTGGCAACCGACAGACACCGAGTATCGGCTTGAGTTCGGCCTTCGACTTGAGCAAAGCTACAACGATGCGGTGATCGATCGCGAATTGATCTCCTCCAACGTGGTGACGCAGAACCGC
Protein-coding sequences here:
- a CDS encoding phosphoribosylaminoimidazolecarboxamide formyltransferase — translated: MEIKLKYGINPNQSFARVVVEGDKSPLAVRNGSPSYINILDGLRGWQLVRELKQATGKAAAASYKHVSPAGVAVAGELSEQFRQAFFVPDDMTLSPIASAYAKARSSDRVASFGDFISVSDKVDVSLARLIKPEVSDGIIAPDYDAEALELLQSKKGGNYVILQIDPDWQPTDTEYRLEFGLRLEQSYNDAVIDRELISSNVVTQNRTLSDEAIETLLVTTITLKHTQSNSVALGYQGQAVGIGAGQQSRIACTRLACEKMDRWMLAQHPHAAQLQYKETVPRSEKANLVDALLRWYELDVAERSLLQSQLTKPAQPITLDERTQWLKNFGDVSMSSDAFFPFRDNLDRSARSGVKYVAQPGGSKRDADVIAAADQHGMVMVATGLRLFLH